One stretch of Jiangella gansuensis DSM 44835 DNA includes these proteins:
- a CDS encoding site-specific integrase, giving the protein MAGRRRFGKIRKLPSGRYQASFIGPNGRRQNAPDTFRTKTDAGQWLARVEADLSRGTWLDHHLGRQTFGEYAESYLDENPDVGRRWAETCRRNMRLHLTSLLDVPLVAITPPVVRSWYAEALRGTGGKTSIAQSYRFLRTVMNAAVRDEAIVRNPCMIPGAGSVKARERKIATPQQVAELITTITPERYRAAVVLAAWCALRRGEVCGLRREDVDLEKGTVWVRNNHVELLESRVRYDKDPKTEAGKREISVPPHVLTFLIEHAEKWAGPEFFFVGRDGSRMRGNAVYQAFKRARTKVGVDIAFHDLRHTGQSLAAAAGATLADLKKRLGHSSTAAANRYLHALDGRDAEVAKALSDLARRAASSEDAPEDQAS; this is encoded by the coding sequence ATGGCTGGCCGTCGCCGGTTCGGCAAGATCCGCAAGCTGCCGTCCGGTCGCTACCAGGCGTCGTTCATCGGCCCGAACGGCCGCCGACAGAACGCGCCCGACACGTTCCGAACGAAGACCGATGCCGGCCAGTGGTTGGCACGAGTCGAGGCGGATCTCAGCCGCGGTACCTGGCTGGATCATCACCTTGGCCGGCAAACGTTCGGTGAGTACGCCGAGAGCTACCTCGACGAGAACCCGGACGTCGGGCGACGCTGGGCAGAGACGTGCCGGCGAAACATGCGACTGCACCTGACGTCGCTGCTCGACGTGCCGTTGGTCGCGATCACGCCGCCGGTCGTGCGGTCGTGGTACGCCGAAGCCCTCCGAGGTACCGGCGGCAAGACCTCGATCGCGCAGTCGTACCGGTTCCTTCGTACGGTCATGAACGCCGCTGTCCGAGACGAGGCCATCGTTCGGAACCCCTGCATGATCCCCGGCGCGGGGTCGGTCAAGGCACGTGAACGCAAGATCGCCACGCCCCAGCAGGTGGCCGAGCTCATCACGACGATCACCCCGGAGCGCTACCGCGCCGCCGTCGTGCTCGCTGCCTGGTGTGCGCTGCGGCGCGGTGAGGTCTGCGGCCTGCGCCGAGAGGACGTCGACTTGGAGAAGGGCACGGTGTGGGTGCGCAACAACCATGTCGAGCTGCTGGAATCGCGGGTCCGCTACGACAAGGATCCCAAGACCGAGGCCGGCAAGCGCGAGATCTCGGTGCCCCCGCATGTGCTGACGTTCCTGATCGAGCACGCCGAGAAGTGGGCCGGCCCTGAGTTCTTCTTCGTCGGCCGCGACGGTTCGCGGATGCGCGGAAACGCCGTGTACCAGGCGTTCAAGCGTGCCCGCACCAAGGTCGGCGTCGACATCGCCTTCCACGACCTACGCCACACCGGGCAGAGTCTCGCGGCGGCTGCCGGCGCCACGCTCGCGGATCTGAAGAAGCGGCTCGGTCACTCGTCGACGGCGGCCGCCAACCGGTACCTTCACGCTCTGGACGGTCGTGACGCCGAAGTCGCCAAGGCCCTGAGCGACCTTGCTCGACGGGCAGCGAGCAGCGAGGACGCCCCGGAGGATCAAGCATCGTGA
- a CDS encoding excisionase family DNA-binding protein — MDRLLTVDEAAEVLGTTSRFPRRLIAERRIRFVKVGRHVRIPSSVLAAFIADSTVEPMEVRWHGGRVVR; from the coding sequence ATGGATCGGCTGTTGACCGTCGATGAGGCCGCCGAAGTTCTCGGCACCACATCCAGGTTTCCCCGGCGGCTGATCGCCGAACGGCGCATCCGCTTCGTCAAGGTCGGCCGGCACGTCCGGATTCCCTCATCCGTGCTCGCCGCGTTCATCGCCGACTCCACTGTCGAGCCGATGGAGGTTCGCTGGCACGGCGGCCGGGTGGTGCGCTGA
- a CDS encoding replication initiator, which translates to MSTRELSHTELVFQLASLSRSRAGEQARGCVNPIRLTGSSTTVHAATGEVVRTYSSDDEPDGHTYVRCGNRRAAVCPSCSREYKGDAWHLLSCGLAGGKTIPDTVAEHPATFATFTAPSFGAVHRHTRPTNGKTAPCRARRDKPRCPHGRPLSCVRRHDADDPQVGQPLCFECYDYTAHAAWQWWAPQLWRYFTMALRRRLARTAGMSMKTFTSAAKVSYTRVVEFQARGVVHFHVVIRLDGPDGPTTPPQLDLTVTHLEDAVRHAAAHAHKDVPLPGGQTLRLRWGRQLDLRSITPGAGRDNREGSAHPHQVAAYLAKYLTKSTEDFGLPVSGKLYSAGHAAKHGATPHAVRLIKAAQQLVPVNDDYARLKDRYATLGYRGHPITKSRAYSVTFGALRTARRHWRQRRAQLPADADVRDVLDVDQADTDDATTLLVIGDWRYAGRGYLDTAAAANATRSANLARIRRADAASSA; encoded by the coding sequence CATCGACCACCGTCCACGCGGCCACGGGTGAGGTCGTGCGCACCTACTCCTCCGACGACGAACCGGACGGGCACACCTACGTGCGCTGCGGCAACCGCCGCGCCGCCGTCTGCCCGTCCTGCTCACGTGAGTACAAGGGCGACGCGTGGCACCTGCTGTCCTGCGGCCTGGCCGGCGGCAAGACCATCCCCGACACGGTCGCCGAGCATCCGGCGACGTTCGCGACCTTCACCGCGCCGTCGTTCGGGGCCGTGCACCGCCACACCCGACCCACCAACGGGAAGACCGCCCCGTGCCGGGCCAGGCGGGACAAGCCGCGCTGCCCGCACGGCCGCCCGCTCTCGTGTGTGCGCCGGCACGACGCCGACGACCCACAGGTCGGTCAGCCGCTGTGCTTCGAGTGCTACGACTACACCGCCCACGCCGCCTGGCAGTGGTGGGCACCGCAACTGTGGCGGTACTTCACCATGGCGCTACGCCGCCGCCTCGCCCGCACCGCCGGCATGTCGATGAAGACGTTCACGAGCGCGGCCAAGGTCTCCTACACGCGGGTGGTGGAGTTTCAGGCGCGCGGTGTCGTGCACTTCCACGTCGTCATCCGCCTCGACGGACCCGACGGCCCCACCACCCCGCCGCAACTGGACCTCACGGTGACGCACCTCGAGGACGCCGTTCGGCACGCCGCCGCCCACGCGCACAAGGACGTGCCCCTCCCCGGCGGGCAGACACTCAGGCTTCGGTGGGGCCGGCAGCTCGACCTGCGCAGCATCACCCCCGGCGCCGGCCGCGACAACCGAGAAGGGTCAGCGCACCCGCACCAGGTCGCCGCCTACCTCGCCAAGTACTTGACGAAGAGCACCGAGGACTTCGGGCTCCCTGTCTCCGGGAAGCTGTACAGCGCCGGGCACGCTGCCAAGCACGGCGCGACCCCGCACGCCGTCCGGCTCATCAAGGCCGCACAGCAGCTCGTCCCCGTCAACGACGACTACGCCCGGCTCAAGGACCGCTACGCCACCCTCGGCTACCGCGGCCACCCCATCACCAAGAGCCGCGCCTACAGCGTTACCTTCGGCGCGCTCCGCACCGCCCGCCGGCATTGGCGGCAGCGTCGCGCCCAGCTCCCCGCTGACGCCGACGTGCGGGACGTCCTCGACGTCGACCAGGCCGACACCGACGACGCCACCACGCTCCTCGTCATCGGCGACTGGCGCTACGCCGGACGCGGCTACCTCGACACCGCTGCCGCAGCTAACGCCACCCGCTCGGCCAACCTCGCCCGTATCCGTCGCGCCGACGCGGCCTCGTCGGCATGA